Proteins co-encoded in one Mycobacterium mantenii genomic window:
- a CDS encoding NAD-dependent epimerase/dehydratase family protein, translated as MSEKVLVTGGFGLVGSQTVRRLVADGHRVVAADLGSAAQRKAARTLPAGAEAHWADLTDAGQVDRLLAETSPTAIVHLAAVIPPLIYRRPAVGRRVNVDATVTLLRAAQSRPHPVRFVEASSNAVYGARNPYRHHELLRPDSPMNPADLYGAHKAEAEQHIRASNLEWVILRLAGVISVEPDAMPFSVDALFFESALPTDGRIHTVDVRDVARAFAAAVTADVAGETLLIAGDESHRLRQGDVGRALAAARGLVDVLPGGRPGDPDSDDDWFVTDWMDTVRAQQVLQFQRHSWPDMLDEMRAIAGWRRYPMRLISPLARQFLKSRAAYRDTPGRFADPWGAIRAKLGEPRPDAPAR; from the coding sequence ATGTCCGAAAAGGTTCTGGTTACTGGAGGTTTCGGCCTCGTCGGCTCACAAACGGTGCGCCGGTTGGTTGCCGACGGCCATCGCGTCGTCGCGGCCGACCTGGGCTCCGCCGCCCAGCGGAAAGCCGCGAGGACGCTGCCGGCCGGCGCCGAGGCGCACTGGGCGGATCTGACCGACGCCGGTCAGGTTGATCGCCTGCTCGCCGAGACCTCACCCACCGCCATCGTCCATTTGGCCGCGGTGATCCCGCCGCTGATCTATCGCCGGCCCGCAGTGGGGCGCCGCGTCAACGTCGACGCGACCGTCACGCTGCTGCGCGCGGCGCAGTCGCGGCCACACCCGGTGCGGTTCGTCGAGGCGTCGAGCAACGCCGTGTACGGCGCGCGCAACCCCTATCGCCATCATGAACTGTTACGCCCGGACTCCCCGATGAACCCGGCCGACCTCTACGGCGCGCACAAGGCCGAGGCGGAGCAGCACATCCGGGCCTCGAATCTCGAGTGGGTCATCCTGCGACTGGCCGGGGTGATAAGCGTGGAACCGGACGCCATGCCGTTCAGCGTCGATGCGTTGTTCTTCGAAAGCGCCCTGCCGACCGACGGCCGCATCCATACCGTCGACGTCCGCGATGTCGCGCGTGCGTTCGCCGCGGCGGTCACAGCGGACGTCGCCGGTGAGACGCTGCTGATCGCCGGTGACGAGTCACACCGGCTCCGGCAGGGCGATGTCGGAAGGGCCCTGGCCGCCGCGCGCGGTTTGGTCGATGTCCTGCCCGGCGGTCGGCCGGGCGATCCGGACAGCGACGACGACTGGTTTGTCACCGACTGGATGGACACCGTTCGCGCCCAACAGGTTCTGCAATTTCAGCGCCACTCGTGGCCGGACATGCTCGACGAGATGCGAGCCATTGCCGGGTGGCGCCGCTACCCGATGCGGCTGATCTCGCCGCTCGCGCGGCAGTTCCTGAAAAGCCGTGCGGCCTACCGGGATACCCCCGGACGCTTCGCCGATCCGTGGGGTGCGATCCGGGCGAAGTTGGGCGAGCCACGCCCGGACGCTCCGGCGAGGTAG
- a CDS encoding Rv0792c family HTH-type transcriptional regulator encodes MAPDQLDLDVADLRISRGSVPASTQLAEALKAAIVQQRLPRGARLPTERELIDRTRVSRVTVRAAVGLLERQGWLVRKQGLGTFVANPVKQELGPGVRTITEVLASSGITPNVDVLSHRVEDAPQRIADTLGLSKVLCVHRRFRDGDQPLALMIAYLPPGLGHAVEPLLTSATDEQTAQALESTYTMWERRLGIPVARASYDIHAAGASLEVAGALKLPLGSPVLVLERTSYGHDDKPLEVVEFHYRPERYRFSVTLPRIMPGTEAGIVERREPT; translated from the coding sequence GTGGCCCCTGACCAGTTGGACCTCGACGTTGCCGACCTCCGGATCTCCCGCGGCAGCGTGCCGGCCAGCACCCAACTCGCCGAAGCCCTCAAGGCGGCCATTGTCCAACAACGGCTGCCCCGCGGCGCGCGCTTGCCCACCGAGCGAGAACTCATCGATCGCACCCGCGTGAGCCGGGTGACCGTGCGCGCGGCGGTCGGGCTGCTCGAACGGCAAGGATGGCTGGTGCGCAAGCAGGGCCTGGGCACCTTCGTGGCCAACCCGGTCAAACAGGAACTCGGACCCGGCGTGCGCACCATCACCGAGGTGCTGGCCAGCTCCGGGATCACGCCGAACGTCGATGTCCTGTCGCATCGCGTCGAAGACGCGCCGCAGCGGATCGCCGACACGCTGGGCCTGTCGAAAGTCCTGTGTGTGCACCGGCGTTTTCGCGACGGCGACCAGCCCCTCGCGCTGATGATCGCCTACCTGCCACCGGGATTGGGCCACGCCGTGGAACCGCTGCTGACGAGCGCAACCGATGAGCAGACCGCGCAGGCGTTGGAAAGCACCTACACCATGTGGGAGCGGCGCCTGGGCATTCCTGTCGCCCGGGCCAGCTACGACATTCATGCGGCCGGCGCATCGCTGGAGGTGGCCGGCGCTTTGAAGCTACCGCTCGGGTCTCCCGTCTTGGTGCTCGAACGCACCAGCTACGGCCATGACGACAAGCCGCTCGAGGTCGTGGAATTCCACTATCGTCCCGAGCGATACAGGTTTTCGGTCACGTTGCCGCGCATCATGCCCGGCACTGAGGCCGGTATCGTCGAGCGGCGCGAACCCACCTGA
- a CDS encoding VOC family protein: MSIVVERFDHIVVNCRDVEATAAWYERVLGMRRETFGPARRTALRFGDQKINLRPVGALADDPDWFTGSIEAAGSEDLCFVTRASPDDVRTHLAACGVDVISGPVTRVGVLGEMTSHYCRDIDGNLIEIAVY; encoded by the coding sequence GTGTCGATCGTCGTGGAACGGTTCGACCACATCGTCGTGAATTGCCGCGACGTCGAGGCCACCGCCGCGTGGTACGAACGGGTGCTGGGCATGCGCCGCGAGACGTTCGGGCCGGCGCGCAGAACGGCGCTGCGCTTCGGCGATCAGAAGATCAACCTGCGACCCGTCGGCGCGCTCGCCGACGATCCCGACTGGTTCACCGGGTCCATCGAGGCGGCCGGTTCCGAAGACCTGTGCTTCGTCACCCGAGCCAGCCCCGATGACGTTCGCACTCATCTCGCCGCGTGTGGAGTGGACGTGATCTCCGGACCGGTGACCAGGGTGGGGGTGCTGGGGGAGATGACCTCGCACTACTGCCGTGACATCGACGGGAACCTGATCGAGATCGCCGTCTACTGA
- a CDS encoding cupin domain-containing protein yields the protein MATSDGFHPDFDDTATPVARNRVRHIKASEISSDTAQSEGLRRFAALSGRSVGAEKLWMGETHAAPQSASDNHHHGESETAIYVRSGNPEFVFHDGTDEVRIAAAPGDYVFIPPYLPHREENPNPHTTAEVVIARSTQEAIVINLPALYPLAGPQ from the coding sequence ATGGCCACCTCAGATGGATTCCATCCGGACTTCGACGACACGGCGACACCGGTCGCACGCAACCGGGTACGCCACATCAAGGCGTCCGAGATCAGCTCCGATACCGCACAGTCGGAGGGGCTGCGGCGCTTCGCCGCCCTGTCCGGCCGGTCGGTCGGAGCGGAGAAGCTCTGGATGGGTGAGACACACGCGGCGCCGCAATCGGCCTCGGATAACCATCATCACGGTGAATCGGAGACGGCCATCTATGTACGAAGCGGAAACCCGGAGTTCGTCTTTCACGACGGCACCGACGAGGTTCGCATCGCGGCCGCGCCCGGCGATTACGTCTTCATCCCGCCTTATCTGCCGCACCGGGAGGAAAACCCCAACCCCCACACCACCGCCGAGGTCGTGATCGCCCGCAGCACCCAGGAAGCGATCGTGATCAATCTTCCCGCGCTGTATCCGCTGGCCGGGCCTCAGTAG
- a CDS encoding dihydrolipoyl dehydrogenase family protein — protein MASATGGDFDVIVLGAGPIGQNAAERARAAGLRVALVERELVGGECSYWACVPSKALLRPAIALADARRIDGARDAVTGSINVDGVFGRRNRYVSDWDDSGQADWVDGIGATLIRGHGRLDGPRRVTVTNGDGEGVKLTARHAVVVCTGSRSALPDLPGITEAKPWTNRKATDSSVVPQRLAVVDAGGVGVEMATAWQGLGSQVTLLARGPGLLPRMEPFVGELIGRGLTDAGVDVRLGVSVRALRRPDDPHVILDLDDGTELQVNEVLFATGRAPLTDDIGLQTVGLTPGSWLEVDDTCLVHGADEDGWLYAAGDVNHRALLTHQGKYQGRIAGASIGARAAGKPLDTKPWGAHATTADHHAVPQGFFTDPEAAAVGLTAQQAEQAGYRARAVDIEIGDVVMGAKLYADGYTGRARMVVDLDRGHLLGVTMVGPGCIELLHSATIAVAGQVPVDRLWHAVPCFPTISELWLRLLEAYREVSDDN, from the coding sequence ATGGCATCAGCCACCGGAGGAGACTTCGACGTCATAGTGCTCGGCGCCGGACCGATCGGCCAGAACGCCGCCGAACGTGCCCGGGCCGCAGGCCTTCGTGTGGCTCTGGTCGAACGCGAACTCGTCGGCGGCGAGTGCTCGTATTGGGCGTGCGTGCCCAGTAAAGCGTTGTTGCGCCCGGCCATTGCCCTTGCCGATGCCCGCCGCATCGACGGCGCGCGGGACGCGGTCACCGGCTCGATAAATGTCGACGGCGTGTTCGGCCGCCGCAATCGCTACGTCAGCGACTGGGACGACAGTGGCCAGGCAGACTGGGTCGACGGAATTGGTGCGACGCTGATCCGGGGGCATGGGCGATTGGACGGCCCGCGCCGAGTCACCGTCACCAACGGCGACGGTGAAGGGGTGAAATTGACCGCACGGCATGCGGTTGTCGTGTGCACCGGAAGCCGCTCGGCGTTGCCCGATCTGCCGGGCATCACGGAGGCGAAGCCATGGACCAACCGGAAAGCCACCGATAGCAGTGTGGTCCCGCAGCGCCTGGCCGTCGTGGACGCCGGGGGCGTGGGCGTCGAAATGGCGACGGCCTGGCAGGGCTTGGGCTCCCAAGTGACATTGCTGGCACGCGGTCCGGGACTGCTGCCCCGGATGGAGCCCTTCGTGGGCGAGCTGATCGGACGCGGGTTGACCGATGCCGGTGTCGACGTGCGGCTCGGGGTCTCGGTTCGCGCGCTGCGCCGGCCGGACGACCCCCACGTGATCCTAGACCTGGACGACGGCACCGAGTTGCAGGTCAACGAGGTCCTTTTCGCTACCGGCCGTGCGCCGCTGACCGACGACATCGGCCTTCAGACAGTGGGTTTGACGCCGGGCAGCTGGCTCGAGGTGGACGACACCTGCCTGGTTCACGGAGCCGACGAGGACGGCTGGCTCTACGCGGCGGGCGACGTGAATCACCGGGCGTTACTAACTCATCAGGGCAAGTATCAGGGCCGGATCGCGGGTGCTTCGATCGGAGCCCGCGCAGCGGGGAAGCCATTGGACACCAAACCGTGGGGTGCGCATGCGACGACCGCCGACCATCACGCGGTGCCGCAGGGCTTCTTCACCGACCCCGAGGCCGCCGCCGTCGGACTGACGGCTCAACAAGCCGAACAGGCCGGATATCGAGCCCGCGCGGTCGATATCGAGATCGGTGATGTGGTGATGGGTGCGAAGCTCTACGCGGATGGCTACACGGGCCGCGCGCGGATGGTGGTCGACCTGGATCGCGGCCACCTGCTCGGCGTCACCATGGTCGGCCCGGGCTGTATCGAGTTGCTGCACTCGGCCACCATTGCCGTCGCCGGGCAGGTTCCCGTCGACCGGCTGTGGCACGCCGTACCGTGCTTCCCGACGATCAGCGAGCTGTGGCTCAGACTGCTCGAAGCGTATCGGGAGGTCTCGGACGATAATTGA
- a CDS encoding haloacid dehalogenase type II — translation MPKPSILVFDVNETLLDIESIAPLFGELFGDDRVLREWFAQLVMYSMTITLAEHYVTFPVLGQGVLRMLGDIHRVNITQGDLDRLKTALLTMPAHPDAADGLVTLRDKGFRLVALTNSPPNPDGPTALQNSGLAGFFEHQLSVDARSAFKPSPAVYRYACETVGVAPADCMMVAAHVWDTIGAQNVGFSGALITRRGNAPLPVDGLPQPDIVVSDVRGLAESLIDGSAER, via the coding sequence ATGCCGAAACCGTCCATCCTGGTCTTCGACGTCAACGAGACGTTGCTCGATATCGAGTCCATCGCACCGCTTTTCGGCGAATTGTTCGGTGACGATCGCGTGTTGCGGGAATGGTTCGCGCAATTGGTCATGTACTCGATGACCATCACGCTGGCCGAGCATTACGTGACGTTCCCGGTGCTTGGCCAGGGGGTGCTGCGCATGCTCGGGGATATCCATCGGGTGAACATCACCCAAGGCGATCTGGACCGGCTGAAGACCGCACTGCTCACCATGCCGGCACACCCGGATGCCGCCGACGGGCTTGTCACCCTACGTGACAAGGGTTTTCGGCTGGTCGCCTTGACCAACTCCCCGCCCAATCCGGACGGCCCGACGGCACTGCAGAATTCCGGGCTGGCGGGCTTCTTCGAACATCAACTGAGCGTCGATGCGCGCAGCGCTTTCAAACCGTCGCCCGCCGTCTACCGGTACGCGTGCGAGACGGTCGGGGTCGCCCCCGCGGACTGCATGATGGTGGCCGCGCATGTTTGGGACACCATCGGCGCCCAGAATGTCGGATTCAGTGGAGCCCTGATCACGCGGCGCGGCAACGCGCCACTGCCGGTCGACGGCCTGCCGCAGCCGGACATCGTCGTCAGCGATGTGCGCGGGCTCGCCGAGAGCCTCATCGACGGATCCGCCGAGCGCTGA
- a CDS encoding TMEM175 family protein, with protein MRASARKTGPDRLGAFSDGVFAVLITILVLELKPPKAFTFNALLPEWPTGLSYVVSYVFIAIVWVNHHHLFGYAEVATPRLVWANFAHLFSVSLIPITTEWIADSRLAAAPVTLYASVFVLVNITYLALCQEVVDRPAHEDLTQRVRRLLRMRSFFTVGVFAAAAVVALRWPAAGMVLICLCLAGYLRPDIPSTRNAES; from the coding sequence ATGAGGGCGTCCGCGCGGAAAACCGGTCCAGACCGGCTGGGAGCTTTCTCCGACGGGGTGTTCGCCGTACTCATCACGATCCTCGTCCTGGAGCTCAAACCACCGAAGGCCTTCACGTTCAACGCGTTGCTGCCTGAGTGGCCCACCGGGCTGAGTTATGTTGTCAGTTATGTCTTTATCGCGATCGTGTGGGTAAACCATCATCACCTGTTCGGCTATGCGGAGGTGGCGACGCCGCGACTGGTGTGGGCGAACTTCGCGCACCTGTTCTCGGTGTCACTGATTCCGATCACCACCGAGTGGATCGCCGATAGTCGGCTGGCCGCAGCGCCCGTGACCTTGTATGCGTCGGTGTTCGTGCTCGTCAACATCACCTATCTGGCCCTGTGTCAAGAAGTGGTCGATCGGCCCGCCCATGAGGACCTCACGCAGCGCGTGCGACGACTCTTGCGGATGAGATCCTTCTTCACGGTCGGTGTCTTCGCTGCGGCGGCAGTCGTCGCACTCAGGTGGCCGGCAGCCGGGATGGTATTGATCTGCCTGTGCCTGGCCGGGTATCTGCGGCCGGACATCCCCTCCACGAGGAATGCCGAGTCCTAG
- a CDS encoding DUF427 domain-containing protein, whose translation MGLAWQQGPLATGSVGHFLTEQPLPTRLLFAEPLRRRMRVRFGDSWIADSEDVILLHEPGHYPVAYFARGDIEAGILVAEDRVTQHRDLGATQWFAVKVAEREVSHAAWQHTELASHAAVFDGRVAFAWRAMDAFYEEEERIVGHATDAYHRIDIRSTARHLVVRDGDQVIANTHRPLALYESGFAPRWYVPRDDVDESTLKPVDVQTFCPYKGICSYYDIGSHQRAAWSYVDAWTEVARVRNLVSFEPDKISVQLDDRQLRLEPGQTVIPHGVDRGLDTDEVLPKNPTGRAS comes from the coding sequence ATGGGGCTGGCATGGCAGCAGGGTCCGCTTGCGACCGGCTCGGTAGGACATTTCCTGACAGAGCAGCCGCTGCCAACACGGTTGCTCTTCGCCGAGCCACTACGGCGACGAATGAGAGTTCGCTTCGGGGACAGCTGGATAGCCGACAGCGAAGACGTGATCTTGTTGCACGAGCCGGGCCACTACCCCGTGGCCTACTTTGCGCGCGGTGATATCGAGGCCGGAATTCTGGTGGCCGAGGACCGCGTGACACAGCACCGCGATCTCGGCGCGACGCAGTGGTTTGCGGTCAAGGTCGCAGAGCGCGAGGTTAGTCACGCGGCGTGGCAACACACCGAGCTTGCCTCTCATGCCGCCGTTTTCGATGGCCGGGTGGCGTTTGCCTGGCGCGCGATGGATGCCTTTTACGAAGAAGAGGAACGGATCGTCGGCCACGCCACGGACGCCTATCATCGCATCGACATCCGCTCCACAGCACGTCATCTCGTGGTACGGGACGGTGACCAGGTGATCGCCAACACCCACCGTCCGCTGGCGCTTTATGAATCGGGTTTTGCGCCTCGGTGGTACGTGCCGCGCGACGACGTCGACGAGTCCACCCTCAAACCCGTTGATGTACAGACGTTTTGCCCCTACAAGGGAATATGTTCTTACTACGACATCGGCAGCCACCAGCGCGCGGCGTGGTCCTACGTCGACGCTTGGACGGAGGTCGCAAGGGTCCGCAACCTGGTCTCCTTCGAACCGGACAAGATCAGCGTGCAGCTTGACGACAGGCAACTGCGGCTGGAACCCGGCCAGACCGTGATCCCGCACGGCGTCGACCGCGGACTCGACACGGACGAGGTCTTACCGAAGAACCCGACCGGTCGTGCGTCATGA
- a CDS encoding zinc-binding alcohol dehydrogenase family protein → MAATDSPQLPTAPAVVREQPGGETMRAIILERFGGLDSLVYSDIPKPLPRDGEVVIAVKGFGINHAELHMRRGEWAEAAEVSGIECVGIVDSCPGGEFPVGAKVAALMGGLGRTINGSYAEYTRARAANVALFESDLPWSDLAALPETYAVAWTCLFRNLDLKSGQTLVLRGATSSFGQAALKMAVAAGARVIATARRSDRFPMLERLGASRVEPERRDLAGHIAEAKHIDAVLDLVGNSTILDSLDMLRRGGTACLAGWLGGLDPIGDFNPLLRMASGVNWNFFGSFIFGTPGFPLSDVPLQDIARQVADGELDAKPSHVFSFDQIREAHRVMEAGEAGGKMVVVMQ, encoded by the coding sequence GTGGCTGCCACCGATTCGCCCCAGCTGCCCACCGCGCCCGCGGTGGTGCGCGAACAACCCGGCGGCGAAACCATGCGGGCGATCATCCTGGAACGGTTCGGCGGACTGGACAGCCTGGTCTACTCCGACATCCCCAAGCCGTTGCCCAGGGACGGCGAAGTCGTCATCGCGGTAAAGGGTTTCGGCATCAATCACGCCGAACTTCACATGCGTCGGGGCGAATGGGCAGAGGCCGCCGAGGTCAGCGGGATCGAGTGCGTCGGCATCGTCGACTCATGTCCGGGAGGCGAGTTCCCGGTCGGCGCCAAGGTGGCCGCACTGATGGGCGGCCTTGGCCGGACAATCAACGGCAGCTACGCCGAATACACTCGCGCGCGCGCAGCAAATGTCGCCCTCTTCGAGTCGGACCTGCCCTGGTCGGATTTGGCCGCCTTGCCCGAAACTTACGCGGTCGCCTGGACATGCCTGTTCCGCAACCTCGACCTGAAATCCGGACAGACGTTGGTGTTACGCGGCGCGACCTCATCATTCGGCCAAGCCGCACTCAAGATGGCGGTCGCCGCCGGAGCGCGGGTCATCGCTACGGCGCGGCGCAGCGATCGCTTCCCGATGCTGGAGCGGCTCGGCGCTTCGCGCGTCGAGCCGGAGAGGCGCGACCTCGCCGGCCACATCGCCGAAGCCAAACACATCGACGCGGTCCTGGACCTGGTGGGCAACAGCACCATCCTCGACTCCCTCGACATGTTGCGGCGCGGCGGCACGGCGTGCCTGGCCGGATGGCTGGGCGGACTAGATCCGATCGGTGATTTCAACCCGCTGTTGCGTATGGCCAGCGGTGTGAACTGGAACTTCTTCGGCAGCTTCATCTTTGGGACACCGGGTTTTCCGCTCTCCGATGTGCCCCTGCAAGACATCGCCCGGCAGGTCGCCGACGGCGAGCTGGATGCAAAGCCGTCACACGTCTTCTCATTCGACCAGATTCGCGAGGCGCACCGCGTGATGGAGGCGGGTGAAGCCGGCGGGAAGATGGTCGTCGTCATGCAGTGA
- a CDS encoding TetR/AcrR family transcriptional regulator, with product MTEQPSSRFTRKGMATRARIIEVAARLMFERGVANTSVDQVRRTAGVGGSQISHYFRDKRDLTRHVVEARRNNVRAFHSQPRFAGLDSFDALQAWADACVSDIDAVYRVGGCVYGSLAGELIEADREMHDDLAAGYDQWIELFRAGLESMRERGDLRPDADPRHLAVSLVAAHQGGAMLTHATGDPQPLRAAVNAAVDYVRSFAPQPPSREGRSTSSRGRRKA from the coding sequence ATGACCGAACAGCCCTCATCGCGGTTCACCCGCAAGGGAATGGCGACGCGCGCGCGCATCATCGAGGTCGCCGCCCGGCTGATGTTCGAGCGCGGCGTCGCCAACACCAGTGTCGACCAGGTGCGCCGCACCGCCGGGGTGGGCGGATCCCAGATCTCGCACTACTTCCGCGATAAGCGCGACTTGACCCGGCACGTCGTCGAGGCGCGCCGAAACAACGTGCGGGCGTTCCACTCTCAGCCGCGGTTCGCCGGCCTGGACAGCTTTGATGCGCTGCAGGCGTGGGCGGATGCCTGCGTGTCCGACATCGACGCCGTGTACCGGGTCGGGGGTTGCGTCTACGGATCTCTGGCGGGCGAATTGATCGAGGCCGACCGCGAGATGCACGACGACCTCGCCGCGGGATATGACCAATGGATAGAACTGTTTCGGGCGGGCCTCGAGTCGATGCGCGAGCGCGGCGACCTGCGCCCGGACGCCGACCCGCGGCATCTGGCCGTATCGCTCGTCGCCGCACACCAGGGCGGCGCGATGCTCACCCACGCCACCGGCGATCCGCAACCGCTGCGGGCCGCCGTCAATGCCGCCGTCGACTACGTGCGCTCTTTCGCGCCCCAACCCCCGTCGCGCGAGGGGCGATCCACGTCGTCGCGCGGCCGACGTAAAGCCTGA
- a CDS encoding TetR/AcrR family transcriptional regulator: MAHPDVHDEQRLTAKGRATRDRIVQAAAQLIVTEGLSASNMENVRRAASVSGSQLAHYFADKAALIRAVIRRQIGVVLDFHRQPTLRGLGSFDDFERWVNLNMRFLRRIGYFGTPTYHALAAQLAKSDDTTRDALATGYRQWVDLLQSAIQRMKDDGLLVADADPRQLAWVIVAAHQGGGVLTFTYQEEWPHADAIRFAVNYLRMFATNSAERAPRPPRRSRVRRPARQAG, from the coding sequence ATGGCCCATCCCGATGTTCACGACGAACAACGGTTGACCGCCAAGGGGCGGGCCACCCGCGACCGGATCGTGCAGGCCGCCGCCCAGCTGATCGTCACCGAGGGCCTCTCGGCGTCCAACATGGAGAATGTGCGGCGCGCGGCCTCGGTCAGCGGCTCACAGCTTGCCCACTATTTCGCCGACAAGGCGGCACTGATCCGCGCGGTGATCCGCCGCCAGATCGGTGTGGTGCTGGATTTTCACCGCCAGCCCACGCTTCGGGGCCTGGGTTCTTTTGACGACTTCGAGCGGTGGGTCAACCTCAACATGCGCTTCCTGCGTCGCATCGGGTACTTCGGCACGCCGACCTATCACGCGCTGGCAGCCCAGTTGGCGAAATCCGACGACACGACGCGCGACGCCTTGGCGACCGGTTATCGACAGTGGGTCGACCTGTTGCAGAGCGCAATTCAGCGAATGAAGGATGACGGCCTGCTGGTCGCCGATGCCGACCCACGGCAACTCGCGTGGGTGATCGTCGCCGCGCATCAAGGGGGCGGCGTGTTGACCTTCACCTACCAAGAGGAGTGGCCGCACGCCGACGCGATTCGTTTCGCGGTGAACTACCTGCGCATGTTCGCCACCAACAGCGCCGAGCGGGCGCCGCGTCCGCCGCGGCGGTCGCGGGTCCGCCGCCCGGCACGGCAAGCCGGCTGA
- a CDS encoding alpha/beta fold hydrolase, producing the protein MPAVHHRYATADGHRLFYREAGDPAAPAVVLLHGFPTSSYMFRRLIPALADRYHVIAPDHLGFGLSDAPPVEEFDYTFDALTDLTAGLLRSLGLDRYAMYVQDYGAPIGWRLALRDPSAITAIISQNGNGYDAGFVESFWKVVQAYQQEQTAETEAPVRQFLTLDATRWQYLTGVADETLVDPDSWYHDYSLLSRPGNDLVQLKLFRDYATNAPMYPRLHEYFRATRVPLLAVWGRGDEIFGPAGAEAFADDLPEAEIHLLDGGHFLLESAGEDVARLIRGFLARRLQA; encoded by the coding sequence GTGCCTGCCGTTCATCATCGATACGCCACCGCCGACGGCCATCGGCTCTTCTATCGCGAGGCCGGGGATCCCGCCGCTCCCGCGGTGGTGCTCCTGCATGGGTTTCCCACCAGCTCATACATGTTCCGCCGCTTGATCCCGGCCCTCGCCGACCGCTACCACGTCATCGCGCCCGATCACCTGGGGTTCGGCCTGTCCGACGCCCCACCGGTCGAGGAGTTCGACTACACGTTCGACGCGCTGACCGACCTCACGGCGGGTCTGCTGCGAAGCCTGGGCCTCGACCGGTATGCCATGTACGTCCAGGACTACGGCGCGCCGATCGGCTGGCGACTCGCACTGCGCGACCCATCCGCGATCACCGCAATCATCAGCCAGAACGGCAATGGCTATGACGCGGGATTCGTCGAAAGCTTCTGGAAGGTCGTGCAGGCGTACCAACAGGAGCAGACGGCGGAAACCGAGGCGCCGGTGCGGCAGTTCCTCACCCTGGACGCCACCCGGTGGCAGTACCTGACCGGGGTGGCCGACGAGACGCTGGTCGATCCCGACTCGTGGTATCACGACTACTCGCTGCTCTCCCGCCCCGGCAACGATCTGGTGCAGCTGAAGCTGTTTCGCGATTACGCCACCAATGCGCCGATGTATCCGCGCCTGCACGAGTACTTCCGCGCCACCCGGGTGCCGCTGCTTGCGGTGTGGGGGCGCGGCGACGAGATCTTCGGGCCGGCCGGCGCCGAAGCGTTCGCCGACGACCTGCCCGAGGCCGAGATCCACCTGCTCGACGGCGGGCATTTTCTGTTGGAGTCCGCGGGCGAGGACGTCGCCCGGTTGATCCGGGGCTTCCTAGCCAGGCGACTCCAGGCCTGA